One Candidatus Uhrbacteria bacterium CG10_big_fil_rev_8_21_14_0_10_50_16 genomic region harbors:
- a CDS encoding 50S ribosomal protein L36, producing the protein MKVRASTKPMCRNCKVIRRNRRVCVICINPKHKQRQG; encoded by the coding sequence ATGAAAGTACGAGCCTCAACAAAACCGATGTGCCGTAATTGTAAGGTGATTCGAAGGAATCGCCGTGTTTGTGTAATCTGTATCAATCCAAAGCATAAGCAACGACAAGGATAA
- a CDS encoding translation initiation factor IF-1 — MGSNNDAIEVRGVVEELLPGAKFRVVIESGQEVTAHLAGKLRRFRIRILPGDEVKVELSPYDLSKGRLTYRF, encoded by the coding sequence ATGGGTTCGAATAATGACGCAATTGAAGTCCGTGGAGTTGTTGAAGAACTTCTTCCGGGTGCAAAATTCCGAGTGGTGATCGAAAGTGGCCAAGAGGTCACTGCACATCTTGCCGGTAAACTGCGTCGCTTCCGTATCCGGATTTTACCCGGAGACGAGGTGAAAGTGGAGCTGAGTCCATATGATCTCTCGAAAGGTCGCTTGACCTATCGGTTCTAA
- a CDS encoding alanine--tRNA ligase, with translation MTAHQLRRAYIDFFVSKGHVEIPSASLVPENDPSVLFTTAGMHPLVPYLKGETHPAGTRLVDVQKCVRTGDIDEVGDNTHLTFFEMLGNWSLGDYFKQESIAWSFELLKDVLHVDMDRIAVSVFAGDDDCDNDLKSFNKWLELGIPEGRIAKLGKEDNWWPAGGKHSGPQGPDTEIFYWTGTDAVPDTFDPENNLWVEIWNNVFMQFDRSPEGVYTPLAKQNVDTGMGLERTLAVLTGKSNVFETDLFVPIIEAIESVSHASYTDNERAMRIIADHVRTSVMMVADGVFPSNKDQGYILRRLIRRAIRQISQLNEVAALESIARVAINTLEPAYPDLTDKTEAIINAINAEEAKFTKTLAKGLREFEKIFDARKNVSGEEAFILYSTYGFPIELTEELVREKGQQVDRETFQAEFTNHQNLSRAGAEQKFAGGLADHSDETTKLHTATHLLHKALRMVLGDHVEQKGSNITSERLRFDFSHPDKLTDAQKAEVESIVNEQIQANLPMGFEMMTVEEAKNAGAIGLFEDKYALLGDKIKVYTAGDAEQGVFSREICGGPHVEHTGDLGAFAILKEESSSSGIRRIKAVIGKTAVKAREGKKTQ, from the coding sequence ATGACCGCCCATCAATTACGCCGTGCCTATATCGATTTTTTTGTCTCCAAGGGACACGTGGAGATTCCTTCGGCGTCTTTAGTTCCCGAGAATGACCCGTCTGTGCTCTTTACCACAGCCGGAATGCATCCGCTCGTCCCATATTTAAAAGGGGAGACACACCCTGCCGGAACACGCCTCGTGGACGTACAAAAGTGTGTACGAACAGGCGATATCGACGAAGTAGGAGACAACACGCACCTCACGTTTTTTGAAATGTTAGGCAACTGGTCTCTTGGCGACTATTTTAAACAGGAATCAATCGCGTGGAGTTTTGAGTTGCTCAAGGATGTTTTACACGTTGACATGGATCGGATTGCGGTTTCTGTGTTTGCAGGGGATGATGATTGCGACAATGACCTAAAATCTTTTAACAAATGGCTTGAACTCGGTATCCCAGAAGGTCGCATTGCAAAACTTGGTAAGGAGGATAACTGGTGGCCCGCAGGTGGTAAACATTCAGGACCGCAGGGACCTGACACGGAAATTTTCTACTGGACAGGTACGGATGCTGTGCCAGATACGTTTGATCCCGAGAATAACCTTTGGGTAGAGATTTGGAATAATGTGTTTATGCAGTTTGATCGATCACCAGAAGGTGTCTATACGCCACTTGCAAAGCAAAATGTCGACACAGGCATGGGATTGGAGCGAACATTAGCGGTGCTTACTGGTAAGTCAAACGTGTTTGAGACGGACTTGTTTGTGCCGATCATCGAGGCGATTGAATCTGTTTCACATGCGTCCTACACCGATAACGAGCGAGCCATGCGCATTATTGCGGATCATGTACGGACGTCAGTCATGATGGTTGCCGACGGTGTATTTCCGTCCAACAAAGATCAGGGTTACATTCTACGACGACTGATTAGACGTGCTATACGCCAAATTTCACAACTAAATGAGGTGGCAGCTCTTGAGTCGATCGCTCGTGTTGCGATCAATACACTTGAGCCCGCCTATCCCGATCTTACGGATAAGACCGAGGCGATCATTAATGCGATAAATGCGGAGGAAGCTAAATTTACCAAAACACTTGCAAAAGGTTTGCGTGAATTTGAAAAAATCTTTGATGCACGGAAAAACGTGAGTGGGGAAGAGGCATTTATTCTTTACTCAACCTACGGATTTCCAATCGAATTAACAGAAGAGCTTGTACGAGAAAAGGGTCAACAGGTGGATCGAGAGACGTTTCAGGCAGAATTCACCAACCACCAAAACCTCTCGCGGGCTGGTGCGGAGCAGAAATTTGCTGGCGGATTGGCAGATCACTCAGACGAGACCACGAAGCTCCATACAGCCACACATTTGCTTCATAAAGCGCTCAGAATGGTGCTGGGTGACCATGTGGAGCAAAAGGGAAGCAACATAACCTCTGAGAGGCTTAGGTTTGATTTCTCACATCCAGACAAGCTTACAGACGCGCAAAAAGCTGAAGTTGAGAGCATTGTAAACGAGCAAATTCAAGCGAATCTTCCGATGGGATTTGAGATGATGACCGTAGAGGAAGCCAAAAATGCCGGGGCAATTGGGCTTTTTGAGGATAAATACGCGCTTTTGGGCGACAAAATTAAGGTCTATACCGCGGGTGACGCAGAACAGGGCGTCTTCTCTCGAGAGATCTGTGGCGGGCCTCATGTGGAACACACGGGCGACCTGGGGGCGTTTGCCATTTTGAAGGAAGAATCTTCCTCGTCCGGAATTCGTCGCATTAAGGCTGTGATAGGTAAAACTGCCGTGAAGGCTCGGGAAGGTAAGAAAACCCAATAA
- a CDS encoding DNA mismatch repair protein MutT has protein sequence MAHIHDLIDFTASAFIVHEDKILLVHHKKLNKWLQIGGHIELDENPDQALLREIQEECGLEVEVLAELCPCEKDAQTTPLLRPHFINIHWVSDTHRHCDLGYVCRAITTDPVLEEEGAHAIGWFTEDEIKNLDTVPNLIQLAGQALEIAAKAR, from the coding sequence ATGGCGCATATTCACGATCTTATAGACTTTACGGCTTCTGCTTTTATTGTGCATGAGGATAAAATTCTCCTTGTGCACCATAAAAAACTCAATAAATGGCTCCAGATTGGAGGGCATATTGAACTCGATGAAAATCCGGACCAGGCACTTTTACGGGAGATTCAAGAAGAGTGTGGATTAGAGGTAGAGGTTCTTGCTGAACTGTGTCCGTGTGAAAAAGACGCACAGACAACACCACTTCTACGGCCGCATTTTATCAATATTCATTGGGTAAGTGACACCCACAGGCATTGTGATTTAGGCTATGTTTGCAGGGCGATCACAACGGATCCCGTTTTAGAAGAGGAAGGCGCTCATGCCATTGGTTGGTTTACCGAGGATGAGATCAAAAATCTCGATACGGTCCCAAATTTGATACAATTAGCCGGGCAGGCACTTGAAATCGCCGCCAAAGCACGCTAG